Below is a genomic region from Spirosoma radiotolerans.
ATCAACAATAATATAAATGTCTACGCCTTTCAGCGAAGCCGCTGTTGGAGCTCCTGCAATGGTTGCGGTTTTGGCACCCAGATTCCGAAAGATGTTTCCCCACCAGAAAAAACCGGAGTGCTGCCGATCTTCCCAGGTGTAATGAAACGGTTCCTGTTCGCCATTAGTCCCCTTACGAAACTCGTGGTTAAAGTAATTGTCAACGGCCACGGTTTTTCCCTGACCAATTGTCCGTTCATTGGCAATCTCCATCTCGACGCTGGCCATCACAAACGGGCCAACGCCTTTCAAGTCATCCTGCCGCAGCGGTTCGCTCAGGTAATAGGCATAACTCCCATCGCGATACGGGTTACCGCCTAAACCACCCACCAGCACCGTCTTCTCCAGATGAATCTGGCCATTGGCATCGGTCGAGATAAAGTTCCTGAGCATACCGTCGTAGCCTTTCCTGGCGGATGATAACAGGGTAGCGGGCAGGTATCCCATTCGAACGCCTTTTGCCAACGCATACACAAACATGCCCGTACCGGATGCTTCCAGGTAATTGCCCTTATCGCCAAGCCGATCCGTTACCTGATACCAGCAACCTGATTTTGGGTCCTGATACTTGACAATGGCGGGCAACGTCCGTTGGAGAATGGCTATTAATTCGCCCCGACGAGCATACGACTGCGGCACATAATCCAGCACATCGACCAGGGCCATAACGTACCAGCCCATTGCCCGGCTCCAGAAATTAGGTGATTTACCCGTTTGTTTATTGGCCCATTTCTGTTCCCGGCTTTCGTCCCAGCCATGATACAGCAGCCCCGTCTTTTCGTCGCGGGCGTGCTTTTCCATCCACACAAACTGGTTGACGATGTCATCAAAATCACTGGCTTTCCCGTATAAACGGGTATACTCAGCATAAAACGGCTCGGCCATGTAGAGGCCATCGAGCCACATCTGATATGGATACCGTTTCTTATGCCAGAACCCCCCTTCGTTGGTACGTGGCTGCTGGGCGAGCTGTTTCCGCAACAAGTCGGCCGCCTTCCGGTATTTTTCCTTACCGGGCAATGTCTGCTGGGAAATCAATAACAACGACCGGCCGGGTGTGACATAATCAATGTTGTACTCATCCATTTTGTAGGTTCGGATGTCGCCGGTATCAGTCACGTACCGATCCATATTCTTCTGGATGTACTGGAAATAGCGGTCGTCGGCGGTGCGGTACCAAACCTGCTCGATTGCCTGTAGAATAACGCCCATTTCATACTCCCAATGGGCATCTTTCCCTTCTTTTACGTAGGCAATAGAATCGGCATTGTTAGCCATAATGGTTGCGACCATGCGTTGCGACCAGGGGGTTCCGCGTTCGGGTAGGGTCGTCGCTGACTGAGC
It encodes:
- a CDS encoding DUF4350 domain-containing protein — its product is MRFSLFGWLLLISQSILAQSATTLPERGTPWSQRMVATIMANNADSIAYVKEGKDAHWEYEMGVILQAIEQVWYRTADDRYFQYIQKNMDRYVTDTGDIRTYKMDEYNIDYVTPGRSLLLISQQTLPGKEKYRKAADLLRKQLAQQPRTNEGGFWHKKRYPYQMWLDGLYMAEPFYAEYTRLYGKASDFDDIVNQFVWMEKHARDEKTGLLYHGWDESREQKWANKQTGKSPNFWSRAMGWYVMALVDVLDYVPQSYARRGELIAILQRTLPAIVKYQDPKSGCWYQVTDRLGDKGNYLEASGTGMFVYALAKGVRMGYLPATLLSSARKGYDGMLRNFISTDANGQIHLEKTVLVGGLGGNPYRDGSYAYYLSEPLRQDDLKGVGPFVMASVEMEIANERTIGQGKTVAVDNYFNHEFRKGTNGEQEPFHYTWEDRQHSGFFWWGNIFRNLGAKTATIAGAPTAASLKGVDIYIIVDPDTPKETAKPNYVNEADIKAIASWVAAGGTLVLMANDTSNCEHTQFNKLADRFGMQFLPKNRNMVQGTQWDQGQILIPARNGIFPKTRTVYIKELAPLNITSPAKAAVTDAGDVIMGIASVGKGRVFAVGDPWLYNEYVDGRRIPAKFENFGAAKELASWLLGRK